Proteins encoded together in one Sylvia atricapilla isolate bSylAtr1 chromosome 2, bSylAtr1.pri, whole genome shotgun sequence window:
- the RPL8 gene encoding large ribosomal subunit protein uL2 has protein sequence MGRVIRGQRKGAGSVFRAHVKHRKGPAKLRAVDFAERHGYIKGIVKDIIHDPGRGAPLAKIAFRDPYRFKKRTELFIAAEGIHTGQFVYCGKKAQLNIGNVLPVGTMPEGTIVCCLEEKPGDRGKLARASGNYATVISHNPETKKTRVKLPSGSKKVISSANRAVVGIVAGGGRIDKPILKAGRAYHKYKAKRNCWPRVRGVAMNPVEHPFGGGNHQHIGKPSTIRRDAPAGRKVGLIAARRTGRLRGTKTVQEKEN, from the exons ATGGGTCGCGTCATCCGCGGGCAGAGGAAAGGCGCGGGCTCCGTGTTCCGGGCCCACGTGAAGCACAGGAAGGGCCCGGCCAAGCTGCGCGCCGTGGACTTCGCCGAGCGGCACGGCTACATCAAGGGCATCGTCAAG GACATCATCCATGACCCGGGCCGGGGCGCCCCGCTGGCCAAGATCGCCTTCCGCGACCCGTACCGCTTCAAGAAGCGCACGGAGCTGTTCATCGCCGCCGAGGGCATCCACACCGGCCAGTTCGTCTACTGCGGCAAGAAAG CCCAGCTGAACATCGGGAATGTGCTGCCCGTGGGCACCATGCCCGAGGGCACCATCGTGTGCTGCCTGGAGGAGAAGCCCGGCGACCGCGGGAAGCTGGCACGTGCCTCTGGGAACTACGCCACCGTCATCTCCCACAACCCCGAAACCAAGAAAACCAGAGTGAAGCTGCCCTCAGGTTCCAAGAAAGTCATTTCTTCTGCAAACAGAGCTGTTGTGG gaatcgTGGCTGGTGGGGGCCGTATTGACAAGCCCATCCTGAAGGCCGGCCGGGCCTACCACAAGTACAAGGCCAAGAGGAACTGCTGGCCACGTGTCCGTGGTGTGGCCATGAAC cccgTGGAGCATCCCTTCGGAGGAGGCAACCACCAGCACATCGGGAAGCCGTCGACCATCCGCAGGGACGCTCCGGCGGGACGCAAGGTCGGGCTGATCGCCGCGCGCCGCACGGGCCGGCTGCGGGGCACAAAGACtgtgcaggagaaggagaacTGA